In Cynocephalus volans isolate mCynVol1 chromosome 3, mCynVol1.pri, whole genome shotgun sequence, one DNA window encodes the following:
- the FBXO34 gene encoding F-box only protein 34: MHLKPYWKLQKTEHPLEVNRETLRTPISLQKAINDEKCKARYMKPSVFPSASLGKASSRKPFGILSPNVLCNMSGKSPVESSLNVKTKKNAPSATIHQGEEGPLDIWAVVKPGNTKEKIAFFAAHQCSNRIGSMKIKSSWDIDGRATKRRKKSGDLKAKIQLERMREVNSRCYQPEPFACGIEHCSVHYVSDSGDGVYAGRHLSVIQMVAFLEQRASTLLASCAKNCTNSPTVVRFSGQSRGVPPASEPFCAPGACEEPSERGNPEVGEPQSEPVRVLDMVARLESECLKRQNQREPGSLSRNNSFRRNVGRVLLANGTQDDEGKTRRGTLEAPDTQVHPVGSVSVDCGPSEADHYSPKGDQAWDSAPQSCPSLPAGVSFMDSAELGPGQQTAMKNSNRYDVEMTDELVGLRFPSHTCHQATELSTDAVDYMNTELVLLPSQNPDQRRKESLCISITVSKVENEQPSSLNSCEDPLPGMLFFLPPGQHQSDCSHLNESTTGESSEASQLEDVAKSDSASEEKSVSAKPFVPPASSVESTIRVLEASSWKKQVSHDFLETRFKIQQLLEPQQYMAFLPHHIMVKIFRLLPTKSLVALKCTCCYFKFIIEYYNIRPADSRWVRDPRYREDPCKQCKKKYVKGDVSLCRWHPKPYCQALPYGPGYWMCCHRSQKGFPGCKLGLHDNHWVPACHSFNRAIHKKAKGTETEEEY; this comes from the coding sequence ATGCACCTAAAGCCATATTGGAAACTCCAGAAGACAGAGCACCCTCTGGAAGTCAACAGGGAAACACTGAGAACTCCTATAAGCCTCCAAAAGGCCATAAATGATGAAAAATGCAAAGCTAGGTACATGAAACCAAGTGTTTTTCCTTCAGCCTCTCTTGGTAAAGCATCATCACGAAAGCCTTTTGGGATCCTTTCTCCAAATGTTCTGTGCAATATGAGTGGGAAGAGTCCTGTAGAGAGCAGCTTGAATGTTAAAACCAAAAAGAATGCACCATCTGCAACTATCCACCAGGGTGAAGAAGGACCACTTGATATCTGGGCTGTGGTAAAACCTGGAAATACCAAGGAAAAAATTGCATTCTTTGCAGCCCACCAATGTAGCAATAGAATCGGatctatgaaaataaaaagctcCTGGGATATTGATGGGAGAGCtactaaaagaaggaaaaaatcagGAGATCTTAAAGCAAAGATACAGTTAGAAAGGATGAGAGAAGTCAACAGCAGGTGCTACCAGCCTGAGCCTTTTGCATGTGGCATTGAGCACTGTTCTGTGCATTATGTGAGTGACAGTGGGGACGGGGTCTATGCTGGGAGGCATCTGTCAGTTATACAGATGGTTGCTTTCCTGGAGCAAAGAGCCAGTACTCTACTAGCTAGTTGTGCAAAAAACTGTACAAACTCACCTACCGTTGTGAGGTTTTCTGGCCAATCCAGAGGTGTGCCCCCAGCCTCCGAGCCCTTCTGTGCCCCAGGAGCTTGTGAAGAACCCTCGGAAAGGGGAAATCCTGAGGTTGGTGAACCACAGAGTGAACCAGTTCGTGTCCTCGACATGGTAGCCAGGCTGGAGTCAGAGTGCCTCAAGCGGCAGAACCAGCGTGAGCCTGGGAGCCTCTCAAGGAATAATAGCTTCCGTCGAAATGTGGGCAGGGTGTTGCTTGCAAATGGCACTCAGGATGATGAAGGTAAAACAAGAAGAGGCACCTTGGAGGCACCTGACACTCAGGTACATCCTGTGGGGTCTGTATCGGTGGACTGTGGCCCCTCAGAAGCTGACCATTATTCTCCTAAGGGGGACCAGGCCTGGGACAGTGCTCCTCAGAGCTGCCCCTCATTGCCAGCAGGTGTGAGTTTCATGGACAGTGCAGAACTAGGGCCAGGTCAGCAAACTGCCATGAAAAACAGCAACAGGTATGATGTGGAAATGACAGATGAACTTGTTGGGTTACGTTTTCCTTCTCACACCTGTCACCAAGCCACTGAATTGTCCACAGATGCTGTTGATTATATGAACACAGAGCTTGTGCTGCTTCCTAGCCAAAATCCtgatcagagaagaaaagaatcttTGTGCATTAGTATCACTGTGTCCAAGGTTGAGAATGAGCAGCCTTCTAGTTTAAACTCCTGTGAAGACCCACTTCCAGGGATGTTGTTTTTTTTGCCACCTGGTCAACACCAGTCAGACTGTTCCCACTTGAATGAAAGCACAACAGGAGAGTCTTCTGAGGCCAGCCAGCTTGAAGATGTTGCTAAGAGTGACAGTGCATCTGAGGAAAAAAGTGTTTCAGCTAAGCCATTTGTACCACCGGCCTCCTCTGTGGAAAGTACAATACGTGTGCTGGAGGCATCCAGTTGGAAGAAGCAGGTATCTCATGACTTTCTGGAGACCAGGTTTAAAATCCAGCAGCTTTTGGAGCCTCAGCAGTACATGGCTTTTCTGCCCCACCACATTATGGTGAAAATCTTCAGGTTACTTCCCACCAAGAGTTTAGTTGCTCTTAAGTGTACCTGCTGCTATTTCAAGTTTATCATTGAATACTACAACATCAGGCCAGCAGATTCTCGCTGGGTTAGAGATCCACGCTATAGAGAGGATCCTTGCAAGCAGTGcaagaaaaaatatgtgaaaggGGATGTGTCCCTGTGCCGGTGGCACCCCAAGCCATATTGCCAGGCACTGCCCTATGGGCCAGGGTACTGGATGTGCTGCCACCGGTCTCAGAAGGGCTTCCCTGGCTGTAAGCTGGGGCTTCATGACAATCATTGGGTCCCTGCCTGTCACAGCTTTAATCGGGCAATCCATAAGAAAGCAAAAGGGACTGAAACTGAAGAGGAATACTAA